From a region of the Alphaproteobacteria bacterium genome:
- a CDS encoding TIGR00730 family Rossman fold protein has product MTGVKTLCVYCGSSSSTRESHRAAARDLGTSIGSAGIRLVFGGGRVGLMGLVADAALQAGGDVTGVIPRFLKAREVEHKGCTELIVTENMHDRKLRMAALADAIVVLPGGLGTLDEAFEILTWKQLGLHDMPVVFANIEGFWTDLLRLIENQIAERYVRETERSLFSVAATTGEILPLLDSLPAATISFEEKWI; this is encoded by the coding sequence CTCTGTGTTTACTGCGGATCATCCAGCAGCACACGGGAAAGCCACCGGGCCGCCGCGCGAGACTTGGGCACAAGCATCGGCTCAGCCGGAATCCGGCTCGTCTTTGGCGGTGGGCGGGTCGGTCTGATGGGGCTCGTCGCCGACGCCGCGCTGCAAGCCGGCGGCGACGTGACAGGCGTCATTCCCCGATTCCTGAAAGCGCGGGAAGTGGAGCACAAGGGCTGCACCGAACTGATCGTGACCGAGAACATGCATGACCGGAAACTGCGGATGGCCGCCCTCGCCGACGCCATCGTCGTCCTGCCCGGCGGCCTTGGGACGCTGGACGAGGCGTTCGAAATCCTGACCTGGAAACAGCTCGGACTGCACGACATGCCCGTCGTCTTCGCCAATATCGAGGGATTCTGGACGGATCTTCTCCGCCTCATCGAAAACCAGATCGCGGAACGTTACGTGCGCGAAACAGAACGCTCGCTATTCAGCGTCGCGGCCACGACCGGCGAGATCCTGCCGCTGCTGGATTCCCTGCCCGCTGCTACGATTTCGTTCGAAGAAAAATGGATTTAG